One Bacteriovorax sp. PP10 DNA window includes the following coding sequences:
- a CDS encoding B12-binding domain-containing radical SAM protein, which translates to MVNSKLKVLLTRPHENYHNLNYQDLMRVCRVSAPIGLLFLADICKNIENTECMILDPLVNGVFPDVKTLAFPVNDFTWGRHMSEEIHNIPADFIPDVIGISVMFSHLYSSTLESVEILKKKYPHAKILVGGADPTAKFERYLNNSPHIDLIALGEGEKIFKNLLTSIQANQDMTSVPGVAYRSEGKVKRNASEPLILHLDEVRPNYEFIDLKKYFNVNLVNFSPRISYSYPKSNQSINFITSRGCPFKCVFCSIQIHMGSPFRYNSPEYVVREIKYLVDNYDVKHFNFDDDNLTLNLSRFKKICRLIIENKLKITWDTPNGVRGDILDDESLALAIKSGCTYLLFGIESGVQKVIDEIVKKDLNLEESIKNLKRCYKAKLDTGAFFIIGFPGETKQDIRKTINVALTLFWKYKTRPHLNIARPYEGTALYNKAMETQTLKYHNHKISNIPTLVTLEMMIENEEFDLKHLNKEYKRFQSLYILISGINWLLYTLKNPILFTQTMIQHLIQSYKQIPNIKVALTKTYIGVILFPFAIRRKNLY; encoded by the coding sequence ATGGTAAATTCTAAACTTAAAGTACTTCTGACTCGTCCTCACGAAAACTATCACAATCTTAATTATCAGGACCTGATGCGCGTTTGCAGAGTGAGCGCACCCATTGGACTGTTATTTCTCGCGGATATTTGTAAGAACATAGAAAATACTGAATGCATGATCTTAGATCCATTAGTCAATGGAGTATTCCCCGATGTGAAAACTCTGGCATTCCCGGTAAATGATTTTACCTGGGGTAGACATATGTCGGAAGAAATTCATAACATCCCGGCAGACTTCATTCCTGATGTTATTGGCATAAGTGTAATGTTCTCTCATCTTTATTCATCGACACTTGAATCAGTTGAAATTTTAAAGAAAAAATACCCGCATGCTAAAATTCTAGTTGGTGGGGCCGATCCTACAGCTAAGTTTGAAAGATACTTAAACAATTCACCTCATATTGATTTAATTGCGTTGGGTGAAGGGGAAAAAATATTTAAAAATCTTTTAACCTCTATTCAAGCTAATCAGGATATGACGAGTGTCCCGGGTGTCGCTTATAGATCAGAAGGAAAAGTTAAAAGAAACGCCTCTGAGCCTTTAATTCTTCATCTTGATGAAGTTCGTCCTAACTATGAGTTCATTGATTTAAAAAAATACTTCAATGTAAACTTGGTTAACTTCTCTCCAAGGATTAGCTACAGCTATCCTAAGTCTAATCAAAGCATCAATTTCATCACTAGTCGTGGATGCCCTTTTAAATGTGTTTTCTGCTCTATTCAGATTCATATGGGAAGTCCTTTTAGATACAACTCCCCTGAGTATGTTGTCAGAGAGATTAAGTATCTGGTCGACAATTATGATGTTAAACATTTTAACTTTGACGATGACAACCTCACTCTTAATCTTTCAAGGTTTAAAAAGATCTGCCGATTGATTATTGAAAATAAATTAAAGATTACCTGGGATACGCCTAATGGTGTTCGCGGAGATATCCTTGATGATGAATCCCTTGCTCTGGCCATTAAATCCGGCTGTACATACTTACTTTTTGGAATTGAAAGTGGAGTGCAAAAAGTTATTGATGAGATTGTAAAAAAAGATCTTAATCTTGAAGAGTCTATTAAAAATTTAAAAAGATGTTACAAAGCTAAACTTGATACTGGTGCGTTTTTTATCATTGGATTTCCAGGGGAAACCAAGCAAGACATCAGAAAAACTATTAATGTCGCTTTAACACTATTTTGGAAATACAAAACTCGCCCTCATTTAAATATCGCCCGACCTTATGAAGGGACTGCTTTATATAATAAGGCGATGGAAACTCAGACGTTAAAATATCACAATCATAAAATTTCAAATATCCCAACATTGGTGACACTTGAGATGATGATTGAGAATGAGGAATTTGATTTAAAACACCTGAATAAAGAATATAAACGCTTTCAATCTCTTTATATTTTAATCAGCGGGATCAACTGGTTATTATATACATTAAAGAATCCAATTCTGTTTACTCAGACAATGATTCAGCATTTGATTCAATCTTATAAGCAGATACCAAATATAAAAGTGGCCCTTACAAAAACATATATTGGCGTTATTTTATTTCCATTCGCCATTAGAAGGAAGAATCTCTACTAA
- a CDS encoding DUF4142 domain-containing protein, with protein sequence MKIRFTLLTLTLTSIISFAAHAQAINDHQIAEVMEEANDAEIDAAKLAKKETKNKEVRDFANHMIAEHEKNLKETKKIAKKNDIDTKDSAMSEALEADAKAKRKMLKEQKGVAFDKMYMEQQVSMHTQLLNDLDSKFIPSAANPEFKTHLQATREHVSKHLEMAKELQTKL encoded by the coding sequence ATGAAAATCAGATTCACTTTATTAACGCTGACCCTTACATCAATCATATCTTTTGCAGCTCACGCGCAAGCAATCAATGATCATCAAATTGCTGAAGTCATGGAAGAAGCTAATGACGCTGAAATTGATGCAGCAAAATTGGCAAAAAAAGAAACTAAAAATAAAGAAGTAAGAGACTTCGCTAATCACATGATCGCTGAACATGAAAAAAATCTTAAAGAAACAAAGAAAATCGCTAAGAAAAATGACATTGATACAAAAGATTCAGCAATGTCAGAAGCTTTAGAAGCAGATGCTAAAGCTAAAAGGAAAATGCTAAAGGAACAAAAAGGAGTCGCTTTTGACAAAATGTACATGGAACAACAAGTTTCTATGCACACTCAACTGCTAAATGACCTGGATTCAAAATTTATCCCTTCAGCGGCAAACCCTGAATTTAAAACTCATCTTCAAGCAACGAGAGAACATGTAAGTAAACACCTGGAAATGGCAAAAGAGCTTCAAACAAAACTTTAA
- the ku gene encoding non-homologous end joining protein Ku codes for MARGIWNGAISFGLLNIPVAVMSSKEEERLSFKMLDKRNNSPIGYKQYNKATGKEVERKNIEKAYEYKKNQFVLVTEEDFLKANPKATKTIDIEDFVSLEEVDILLFEKPYYLIPGKNGEKGYVLLRKILEDTKKVAVAKFVLRSKQHLVAVMARGDYLILEMLRFSHEIQEVHEADYLDDFHLDKIKVSPKEMKAAKTLVDEMTAKWKPDQYKDTYQDELLKYIKKKIKAGDVEDVAEPEEDIKATNTNVLDLMPFLEKSLRAGKSKKIAHKKIIKRARKARA; via the coding sequence ATGGCCAGAGGCATTTGGAACGGAGCAATTAGTTTTGGACTACTTAACATTCCTGTCGCGGTGATGAGCTCGAAGGAAGAGGAGAGATTGAGTTTTAAAATGCTCGATAAAAGAAATAATTCTCCCATTGGTTACAAGCAATACAACAAGGCCACCGGGAAAGAAGTGGAACGAAAGAATATCGAAAAGGCCTACGAGTATAAAAAAAATCAATTCGTATTAGTGACTGAAGAAGATTTTTTGAAGGCCAATCCCAAGGCCACTAAAACAATTGATATTGAAGATTTTGTCTCACTTGAAGAAGTGGATATTTTATTATTTGAAAAACCATATTATTTAATCCCCGGTAAAAATGGAGAAAAAGGGTATGTGCTTCTTCGGAAAATTTTAGAAGACACAAAAAAAGTTGCAGTCGCTAAGTTTGTTTTAAGAAGTAAACAGCACTTAGTGGCCGTTATGGCACGTGGGGATTACCTCATTCTTGAAATGTTGAGATTCTCTCATGAAATTCAAGAGGTGCATGAAGCTGATTATTTAGATGATTTTCATTTGGATAAAATAAAAGTTTCTCCAAAAGAAATGAAGGCCGCTAAAACATTAGTTGATGAAATGACCGCCAAGTGGAAGCCTGACCAATACAAAGACACTTATCAAGATGAACTGTTAAAATACATTAAAAAGAAAATTAAAGCAGGTGATGTTGAAGATGTCGCTGAGCCGGAAGAGGATATTAAAGCGACTAACACAAATGTTCTTGACCTGATGCCTTTTTTAGAAAAAAGCTTAAGGGCAGGAAAATCAAAAAAAATAGCTCACAAAAAAATAATTAAGAGAGCAAGGAAGGCAAGAGCATGA
- the ligD gene encoding DNA ligase D — MSLKEYKEKRDFHKTKEPAGKAIKHKGAKMFVVQKHHASHLHYDFRLELDGVLKSWAVPKGPSLNPKDKRLAVEVEDHPIDYATFEGEIPKGEYGGGHVIVWDKGEWIPPKNVDEQLKKGHLEFELHGEKLGGAWLLLRTRIPGAKKNNWLLIKRDDENASAKDITKEDKSVLSGVSMEELEAEMENPRPVKKTAKKSALKIKPQKKTKFLTFKDLKGPELAMLSETPPVGEEWIHEIKYDGYRTLCFKNKKETKLLTRSGLDWSNKYLEIQKECAEIAAESIIFDGEIVWLDEKGRSRFEGLQNSLEAHDSSELVYYVFDLLYLNGFDTRNLPLKDRKKLLREVLEQSDSEKILFSEHWDESGKSVFESACESHLEGIVSKNGESHYHSGRNKNWIKIKCTNIQEFIIGGYTMQENNISLGALLMGAYNKKGKLQYIGKVGTGFDAKTSKSLVSKLKKIKSKESPFDEKSPASKASIWVNPILVGNIEFGAWTGDKILRHAAFKGLREDKKAKEVYLEEVKIKKESVKEITKESKSEEVKLSHPDKIIYPGDKITKQDLSNYYTSINKWILPLVKDRPLALLRCPNGEGKECFFQKHIETDDMGILGKKVESKLKNKKEEIVYIDSQMGLQELVQLGTLEIHSRGCRVDEIDYPNQIVFDFDPDEGVKFEKVKEAAFALKEILERLKLKSFIKVSGGKGLHVHVPIAPKYDWEQIKSFSKSICDQMEREHPEKFTTNMSKSKRKGKIFLDYLRNGYGASAIVPYSVRAREHAPVALPITWAEAKKLKNANSYTLKSVPKLLNNRKDPWAGYNKLSQKIKILDQYKSLSA, encoded by the coding sequence ATGAGCTTAAAAGAATACAAAGAAAAAAGAGATTTTCATAAAACAAAAGAGCCAGCAGGAAAAGCTATAAAGCATAAAGGCGCTAAAATGTTTGTGGTCCAAAAGCATCATGCCAGTCATTTGCATTATGATTTTCGTTTGGAGCTAGATGGCGTTTTAAAAAGTTGGGCCGTACCTAAAGGGCCCTCCCTTAATCCTAAAGATAAAAGACTTGCTGTAGAAGTTGAAGATCATCCAATTGATTATGCAACTTTCGAAGGAGAAATACCTAAAGGAGAATATGGCGGAGGCCATGTTATTGTGTGGGATAAAGGTGAGTGGATTCCCCCTAAGAATGTCGATGAACAATTAAAAAAAGGTCATCTTGAATTTGAATTACATGGTGAAAAACTTGGAGGTGCATGGCTCTTACTTCGTACGCGTATTCCTGGTGCCAAAAAAAATAATTGGTTACTGATTAAGCGTGATGATGAAAATGCCTCTGCAAAAGATATAACCAAAGAAGATAAAAGTGTTTTATCAGGTGTGAGTATGGAAGAGCTTGAAGCGGAAATGGAAAATCCCAGGCCTGTTAAAAAGACCGCGAAAAAATCAGCATTAAAAATAAAACCACAAAAAAAAACTAAATTTTTAACTTTCAAAGATTTAAAAGGTCCGGAACTTGCGATGCTATCAGAGACACCTCCTGTCGGCGAAGAATGGATTCATGAAATTAAATATGATGGTTATCGCACCTTGTGTTTCAAAAATAAGAAAGAGACTAAACTCCTTACTAGGAGCGGTCTTGATTGGTCCAATAAATATCTCGAGATTCAAAAGGAGTGTGCTGAGATTGCAGCCGAATCCATCATCTTTGATGGTGAGATTGTATGGCTTGATGAAAAAGGCAGAAGTCGCTTTGAAGGATTGCAGAATTCATTGGAAGCACATGATAGCAGTGAGCTGGTTTATTATGTTTTTGACTTATTATATCTCAATGGATTCGATACCCGAAATCTTCCCTTGAAAGATAGAAAAAAACTTCTCAGAGAAGTACTTGAACAATCTGATTCCGAAAAAATTCTTTTTAGTGAGCATTGGGATGAATCGGGAAAAAGCGTTTTTGAAAGTGCTTGTGAAAGTCACCTGGAAGGAATTGTTTCAAAAAACGGAGAAAGTCATTATCACAGTGGTAGAAATAAAAATTGGATAAAAATTAAATGCACTAATATTCAAGAATTTATTATTGGTGGATATACCATGCAGGAAAACAATATTTCCCTGGGGGCGCTTCTTATGGGCGCTTATAATAAGAAAGGAAAATTGCAATATATTGGAAAAGTCGGAACGGGATTTGATGCTAAAACCAGCAAGAGTCTAGTGAGTAAACTTAAAAAAATAAAATCTAAAGAATCACCATTTGATGAAAAATCTCCTGCATCCAAAGCAAGTATTTGGGTAAATCCTATCCTTGTTGGAAATATTGAATTTGGAGCATGGACTGGAGATAAAATTTTGAGGCATGCGGCCTTCAAGGGACTACGAGAAGATAAAAAGGCCAAAGAGGTCTATCTTGAAGAAGTTAAAATTAAGAAGGAAAGCGTGAAAGAAATTACAAAAGAATCAAAAAGCGAAGAAGTGAAATTGTCTCATCCTGATAAAATTATTTATCCCGGTGATAAAATTACAAAACAGGATTTATCAAATTATTACACAAGTATTAATAAATGGATCCTTCCACTTGTTAAAGATAGACCTCTGGCCTTACTGAGATGCCCTAACGGTGAAGGAAAAGAGTGTTTCTTTCAAAAGCATATAGAAACAGATGATATGGGAATACTTGGTAAAAAAGTCGAATCCAAATTAAAGAATAAAAAAGAAGAGATTGTTTATATTGATTCTCAGATGGGACTACAGGAGCTTGTTCAGTTAGGCACACTAGAAATTCATAGTAGAGGTTGTCGTGTGGACGAAATAGATTATCCTAATCAAATTGTTTTTGACTTCGATCCTGACGAAGGTGTTAAATTTGAAAAAGTAAAAGAAGCGGCCTTTGCTCTCAAAGAGATTCTAGAGCGCTTGAAACTTAAATCCTTTATTAAAGTTAGTGGAGGAAAAGGTCTGCATGTCCATGTACCGATTGCTCCTAAGTATGATTGGGAGCAAATTAAAAGTTTTTCAAAAAGTATTTGTGACCAGATGGAAAGGGAGCATCCAGAAAAATTTACGACAAATATGTCCAAGTCCAAAAGAAAAGGGAAAATATTCTTGGATTATTTAAGAAATGGATACGGTGCTTCTGCAATTGTGCCTTACTCGGTTCGCGCGCGGGAGCATGCACCTGTGGCCCTGCCTATTACATGGGCAGAGGCCAAAAAATTAAAGAATGCGAACTCATACACCTTAAAGAGTGTTCCTAAGCTTCTTAACAATAGAAAAGACCCATGGGCCGGTTATAATAAATTATCCCAGAAGATAAAAATCCTGGATCAATATAAGTCCTTGAGCGCCTAA
- a CDS encoding MFS transporter, whose protein sequence is MKIIWPLILISYASLFVFGISDNIRGPLFPEILKEFKISDALGSLMFAVSSLSSFVSSFFARNLLRRFDRRSILQWACLGLTISMLGLATAPHFYIFLFCSILFGLFSGILGLIPNVLVPLGATAEKKQQFLSGLHAMYGVASLLAPMVVAFVSYVSGNWRYAFAVTALAPFTLFIYSLHGSHTPHHSKPIADKVKQNLNKSKNFRPQVFLALMVSFCVAAEIMISSRLALLMRREWHYDLEMSSLYVTGFFICMLLGRLLFTGFKFNKTVLFQLSGCLVITALMVLLGLFIHPLFLVAAGFTVGPFYPLAISFISSEFPDDLDTAVSYMIATDSMMLAVMHILVGKLTDSFGIHHAIFSAVIFLALSFCLVNSYPFFFKKKTSQK, encoded by the coding sequence ATGAAAATCATCTGGCCTCTTATTTTAATTTCATACGCAAGTTTATTTGTGTTCGGTATTAGTGATAATATCCGCGGTCCTTTATTTCCAGAAATTCTAAAAGAATTTAAGATCAGCGATGCGCTGGGATCATTGATGTTTGCAGTGAGTTCACTGTCGAGTTTTGTCTCAAGTTTTTTTGCCCGCAATCTTTTAAGAAGATTTGACCGTAGATCCATTCTTCAATGGGCATGTCTGGGATTGACCATAAGTATGTTAGGTCTTGCAACGGCCCCTCATTTTTATATCTTTTTATTCTGTAGTATCTTATTTGGACTTTTTTCCGGGATTCTTGGATTGATTCCGAATGTACTTGTCCCGCTTGGTGCAACGGCAGAAAAAAAGCAGCAATTTCTTTCAGGACTTCATGCAATGTATGGGGTCGCAAGTCTTCTTGCTCCGATGGTGGTTGCTTTTGTTTCTTATGTCTCAGGAAACTGGCGTTATGCTTTTGCCGTGACTGCTCTTGCTCCTTTTACTTTGTTTATTTATTCACTTCATGGAAGTCACACCCCACACCATTCAAAACCTATTGCTGATAAAGTAAAACAGAACCTGAATAAATCAAAGAATTTTAGGCCGCAGGTTTTTTTAGCATTGATGGTCAGTTTTTGCGTGGCCGCTGAAATCATGATCTCGTCGAGACTTGCTCTTTTAATGAGACGTGAATGGCATTACGACCTGGAGATGTCGAGTTTATATGTGACAGGATTCTTTATCTGTATGTTGCTAGGGCGCTTGCTTTTTACCGGATTTAAATTTAACAAGACTGTACTGTTTCAACTTTCAGGTTGTCTGGTTATAACGGCCTTGATGGTTTTATTAGGACTTTTTATTCACCCACTCTTTTTAGTGGCCGCAGGTTTTACTGTTGGACCTTTTTATCCACTGGCCATTTCTTTCATCTCTTCTGAGTTTCCTGATGACCTCGATACTGCCGTCTCCTATATGATTGCCACTGACTCAATGATGTTGGCGGTGATGCATATCCTGGTAGGGAAGCTCACGGATTCCTTTGGAATTCATCACGCGATTTTCTCAGCAGTAATTTTCTTGGCACTTTCATTTTGCCTGGTAAACAGCTACCCATTTTTCTTTAAAAAGAAAACATCACAAAAATAA
- a CDS encoding sensor histidine kinase, whose protein sequence is MAFILVVILFLFLDKLEDNFKFPIICLSLSVIVFNLVRFFNYKKYFAGQKLIKDAVLLNSLTILINSSIWCTLGIISILSYEANNFQILLIFIILISFSAAAIVTVSHKTLIFAALNFLILFPPALYSIFQYIQSGDVGRLWLLGYTAINLVYNLKQGKVIQEELHSRFAIEYDLKKSLEEIALSKKNLEEESIKTFHASRLSSLGEMAGGVAHEINNPLTIIQGMTKSILSHDELGLDEQTKTKLTKINAASERIAKIVKGMKIISSKNDQIEHEIVKVSKVLEISIDLYEEKFKNETIRFKLENANDPDIKCNPLQISQILINLVSNAIDALQKLDEEKYLTIKITEDPITHSVDIRVINSGPILENAVSAKIFEPFFSTKSLGKGTGLGLSISSTLAHSNHGNLSYEVYEGQVCFKLHIESHT, encoded by the coding sequence ATGGCATTTATCTTAGTTGTTATCCTTTTTCTTTTTTTAGATAAGCTTGAAGATAACTTCAAATTTCCAATTATATGTCTGAGTTTAAGTGTGATTGTTTTTAATCTAGTGAGATTTTTTAATTATAAAAAATATTTTGCTGGTCAAAAATTAATCAAAGATGCTGTTTTATTAAATTCACTGACTATTCTTATTAACAGCTCTATTTGGTGCACTCTGGGTATTATTTCTATTTTGTCTTATGAAGCAAATAATTTTCAGATTCTGCTTATTTTTATTATCTTAATTTCTTTTAGTGCCGCGGCCATTGTAACAGTTTCCCACAAAACTCTCATCTTTGCCGCTCTCAATTTTTTAATTCTTTTTCCCCCGGCCCTTTATTCAATTTTTCAATATATTCAGTCTGGTGATGTCGGAAGATTATGGTTATTAGGATATACAGCTATCAATCTTGTTTATAACTTGAAACAAGGAAAAGTTATTCAGGAAGAGCTGCACTCACGCTTTGCTATTGAATATGACCTAAAAAAATCATTGGAAGAAATTGCTTTAAGTAAAAAGAATCTTGAAGAAGAAAGCATTAAGACATTTCATGCCTCAAGACTATCCTCACTGGGAGAAATGGCCGGTGGTGTGGCCCATGAAATTAATAATCCCCTGACAATTATTCAAGGGATGACAAAGTCTATTCTAAGTCACGATGAACTTGGGCTTGATGAACAGACAAAAACGAAACTGACAAAAATCAATGCTGCCAGCGAGAGAATTGCTAAAATTGTCAAAGGGATGAAAATCATCTCAAGCAAGAATGATCAAATCGAGCACGAGATTGTTAAAGTAAGTAAGGTACTAGAAATAAGTATTGATCTCTATGAAGAGAAATTTAAAAACGAAACCATTCGTTTTAAACTAGAAAATGCGAATGATCCCGATATTAAGTGTAATCCATTGCAAATCTCACAAATTCTGATTAATCTGGTGAGCAATGCTATCGATGCTTTACAAAAACTTGATGAAGAAAAGTATCTGACAATTAAAATCACAGAAGACCCTATTACTCATTCTGTCGATATCAGAGTCATCAATAGCGGGCCGATTTTAGAAAATGCCGTTTCCGCTAAGATCTTCGAGCCTTTTTTCTCAACCAAATCATTGGGCAAAGGAACTGGTTTAGGGTTAAGTATTTCTTCCACTCTTGCTCATAGTAACCATGGAAACTTGAGTTATGAAGTCTACGAAGGGCAAGTTTGTTTTAAGCTGCATATTGAGAGTCATACCTAG
- a CDS encoding phospholipase D-like domain-containing protein, with amino-acid sequence MGLRFKAYIQYLLFWLLAVSCSTPQYEIVIRGPAAEENCASLVQSIIAKNSTPQIKDASTIEIPEAIPELSLTKILNSRKELNAKYTNIIESIKDFKVDNNGPINGQSKLLLDPHEGYLAKILLIRNAKKTLDLSYFIFTGDDTGKTLLHELRLAIKRGVKVRLLVDSTGSFSKAPFYDDIKALASLNGQEILDEFGNPTGEFAHAEAVLFNPLFNVRAHVANWMKAVHNLFVPENERLPLATFTINRRSHDKILMADANSPKDAMAIIGGRNIADKYYAVNEGIKNPILDAEILIKNFVTKNDDGSINNALEDHYNKIYYYLANKNFENFLFKTNRDQVRKEFKQMRDSSKRLMHENGQLNAHLQEMVDSKFLENDFEDGLISILNEIQNLSRTKMFMMPKQEHYKANGNSLISKLHADIAKAEDTVDIVSPYFWIPDEEIEFIINWASKYPHRKVRIFSNSLTTTNNIVAQSMVDATFKETIMKRIQGTPIEKQIEIYSYGKLDDEVLGGDKRYGFLHAKIVVVDGKTLTVSTSNLDPISRHLNSEVGTTIENLPKNSKNAQKLNKYIEDLKNNSTLWGSTEWQEIRRHPKNKIMNILQVFITKIIYTLNLVPII; translated from the coding sequence ATGGGTTTAAGGTTTAAGGCCTACATTCAGTACCTCCTATTTTGGCTGCTCGCCGTATCGTGCAGTACGCCTCAATATGAAATCGTTATCCGCGGGCCCGCGGCGGAAGAAAACTGTGCCTCTTTAGTTCAGTCGATCATCGCAAAAAATAGTACTCCGCAAATCAAAGATGCATCGACGATTGAAATACCGGAAGCAATTCCTGAGCTCTCGCTCACAAAAATTTTAAATTCGAGAAAAGAGTTAAACGCAAAATACACCAACATCATTGAATCAATCAAAGATTTTAAAGTAGATAATAATGGGCCAATTAATGGCCAGTCTAAACTGCTGCTTGATCCACACGAAGGCTATCTTGCAAAAATTCTTCTAATTAGAAATGCGAAGAAGACTTTGGATTTGAGCTATTTTATTTTCACCGGCGATGATACGGGAAAAACGCTTCTGCACGAACTTCGTTTGGCAATTAAACGTGGAGTAAAAGTACGCCTCCTGGTTGATTCGACTGGATCATTTTCCAAAGCACCTTTTTACGATGATATTAAAGCTCTTGCTTCGCTGAATGGTCAGGAAATTTTAGATGAATTTGGAAATCCCACAGGGGAATTCGCTCATGCTGAAGCTGTTTTATTCAATCCACTTTTCAATGTGCGTGCTCACGTTGCTAACTGGATGAAGGCCGTTCATAATCTTTTTGTTCCCGAAAATGAAAGATTACCACTTGCCACTTTTACGATTAATCGCAGAAGCCATGACAAAATCCTTATGGCCGATGCCAATTCTCCGAAAGATGCCATGGCGATCATTGGTGGACGGAATATCGCTGATAAATACTATGCTGTGAATGAAGGTATCAAGAATCCAATCTTAGATGCAGAAATTCTCATTAAAAACTTTGTAACAAAAAATGATGATGGAAGTATCAATAATGCTCTTGAAGATCATTACAATAAAATTTACTACTATCTTGCCAATAAAAATTTTGAAAATTTCCTTTTTAAAACTAATCGCGATCAGGTTCGAAAAGAATTTAAGCAAATGCGTGACAGCTCTAAAAGACTTATGCATGAAAATGGACAACTTAATGCTCACTTACAAGAAATGGTGGATTCAAAATTTTTAGAGAATGATTTTGAAGATGGATTGATTTCTATTTTAAATGAAATTCAAAACCTGAGCAGAACAAAAATGTTCATGATGCCTAAGCAAGAGCACTATAAGGCCAATGGTAATTCGCTTATTTCTAAACTCCACGCTGACATCGCCAAGGCAGAGGATACAGTTGATATCGTTTCTCCTTATTTCTGGATTCCAGATGAAGAAATTGAGTTCATTATCAATTGGGCATCAAAATATCCTCATAGAAAAGTTCGAATTTTTTCAAACTCCCTTACTACGACAAACAACATTGTCGCTCAGTCCATGGTTGATGCAACTTTTAAAGAAACAATCATGAAACGCATTCAAGGTACTCCGATTGAAAAGCAAATTGAAATTTACTCTTATGGAAAGTTAGATGATGAAGTCCTGGGTGGAGATAAACGTTATGGTTTTTTACATGCAAAAATTGTTGTTGTAGATGGCAAAACACTGACTGTTTCGACATCTAACCTCGACCCTATTTCACGTCACTTAAATTCTGAAGTAGGAACAACGATTGAAAACCTGCCAAAGAATTCTAAAAATGCACAGAAGCTCAATAAATATATTGAGGATTTAAAAAATAATTCTACTCTATGGGGAAGTACTGAATGGCAGGAAATAAGAAGACATCCTAAAAATAAAATTATGAATATCTTGCAGGTTTTTATAACTAAAATTATTTACACACTTAATTTAGTACCGATTATATAG